In Chitinivibrionia bacterium, the sequence ACCTACACTGCCAACGACGACGTAAAAGTTGAGGTGTTGTTTGTTAATTTGAAACACGTTCCGTTAGAAATTAGTAAAACACTTCTGTTTTTTGCCGTTTATAGTTAGCGGCAGATATTATTTTATATCTAAATTATAAGGAAAGGAAATGTTTATGGTTTTAGCAAATGAAAGATTGTATTCCGAGGTGGAAACGCTTCCGCAAGAATTTGTGCAGGAAGTGCTTAACTACATAATGTATTTGAAATACAAGCAAAACAATCTTGCGTTTTCAATGCCGATGCAACGCCCGTCTGCCGAGTTAATGGAAGCAATAAACGATGTAGAAAACAACCGAAATATAATCGGTCCGTTTGCCACAGCCGAAGATGCGGTAAGATCAATGCTGGAGGATTAAATTGCTTGAAATTAAATACTCATCTAAAATAAAAAAGCAAATGAAACTTATAAAACGGCAAAACAAGGATATGAATAAACTTGTTTGGGTTTTGAATGAATTAGCAAACAAAAGAACGTTGCCTGAAAGTTTTTGCGACCACAAATTAACAGGAAATCTCTCTAAGTATCGCGAATGCCATATTGAACCCGATTGGCTTTTGGTGTATAAAATAGAAAAAGAAGAATTGGTATTAGTCGCCGTTGCAACAGGTTCGCATTCTACGTTATTTGGGTAGCGTAAATAAAAA encodes:
- a CDS encoding DUF2281 domain-containing protein; protein product: MVLANERLYSEVETLPQEFVQEVLNYIMYLKYKQNNLAFSMPMQRPSAELMEAINDVENNRNIIGPFATAEDAVRSMLED
- a CDS encoding type II toxin-antitoxin system YafQ family toxin, whose product is MLEIKYSSKIKKQMKLIKRQNKDMNKLVWVLNELANKRTLPESFCDHKLTGNLSKYRECHIEPDWLLVYKIEKEELVLVAVATGSHSTLFG